In a genomic window of Fundulus heteroclitus isolate FHET01 unplaced genomic scaffold, MU-UCD_Fhet_4.1 scaffold_64, whole genome shotgun sequence:
- the LOC118556354 gene encoding zinc finger BED domain-containing protein 4-like encodes MNEHKEFGTAKRTREGPQQQTLVNSLRGKEQWDEKSEAAKQMSEKITQMTVLCNLPLSFVESVGFRLFMAHAVPKFKVPSRKYVTGTTIPALKNKVTEYVLGKLAEAGAISFSTDLWTSQVSPLSLLSLTAHWVDVETFTPESVILHANEVKGSHTGEAIAGAIESMLLNWSISKSKVHAMLRDNASNMKKAMRDLGVSSLGCFSHMIQLVVHYGLLSQKNVSDALASGRKIIGHFKHSPLATSRLETVQTGLGIPVKRLIQDVPTHWNSTFYMTASLLEQKSAISLYAADHQLPATLTASHWTLLEKINAILAPFEEITKQISVATSTTSEVIPSVVVLKRLLAKQTTEDSGIKTMKATLLAALGTRFQTVEAEPLYSVATILDPRYKDRYFTSAESSKLARSALTQEVEKNEESSLQTTTTEAADPASKTPRMTAEPNASSCFKGLYEEFLQEHAAEQGGASSTATQVQIETYLAEKTIHRTESPFEYWGKNKERFPSLATTAAKFLSAPSTCVDSERLFSTPSNILDEKRNRLSGDHVETLIFHKKNLPMYLSLNPKDLNPQED; translated from the exons ATGAACGAACACAAAGAGTTTGGGACGGCCAAGAGAACCCGGGAAGGACCGCAGCAACAAACCCTGGTCAATTCACTTCGCGGGAAAGAGCAGTGGGACGAGAAGAGtgaagcagcaaaacagatGTCCGAAAAAATAACCCAGATGACTGTTCTCTGTAACTTGCCCCTCTCCTTCGTTGAAAGCGTGGGCTTCCGGCTTTTTATGGCTCACGCAGTACCTAAGTTTAAAGTCCCAAGTCGCAAATACGTCACAGGGACGACTATCCCTGcactaaaaaataaagtgacgGAGTATGTTTTAGGAAAGCTAGCGGAGGCAGGGGCCATAAGCTTTTCAACCGACCTCTGGACCAGCCAAGTCTCCCCACTTTCCCTGCTTAGCTTGACAGCCCACTGGGTAGACGTGGAAACATTCACACCGGAAAGCGTCATTCTTCATGCCAATGAAGTCAAGGGATCACACACGGGTGAAGCAATTGCAGGAGCGATAGAGAGCATGCTGCTTAACTGGAGCATCTCGAAGTCAAAG gtcCATGCCATGCTTCGGGACAATGCAAGCAATATGAAGAAGGCAATGAGGGACCTGGGAGTCTCCAGCCTGGGATGTTTCTCACACATGATTCAACTCGTGGTGCACTATGGACTGCTGTCCCAGAAAAATGTGAGCGATGCGCTGGCCAGTGGGAGAAAAATAATTGGGCACTTTAAACATTCCCCACTGGCCACATCAAGACTTGAAACTGTTCAGACGGGACTGGGAATCCCAGTCAAACGTCTGATCCAAGATGTTCCCACCCACTGGAACAGCACCTTTTATATGACTGCGAGCCTGCTGGAGCAAAAGAGTGCCATCTCACTCTATGCTGCAGACCACCAGCTCCCAGCAACACTGACAGCAAGTCACTGGACCTTGCTGGAGAAAATCAACGCTATTCTGGCTCCATTTGAAGAGATCACAAAACAGATCAGCGTCGCCACCTCCACCACCTCAGAGGTCATCCCCTCAGTGGTCGTCCTGAAGCGTCTGTTGGCCAAACAGACCACAGAGGACAGCGGGATAAAGACAATGAAGGCGACACTTCTAGCAGCTTTGGGCACAAGATTCCAGACCGTTGAGGCGGAGCCCTTGTACTCTGTTGCAACCATATTAGACCCACGTTACAAAGACAG ATACTTCACAAGTGCAGAGAGTAGTAAGCTTGCAAGAAGTGCACTGACCCAAGAGGTGGAGAAAAATGAGGAGTCCTCACTGCAGACAACCACCACTGAGGCAGCAGACCCAGCCAGTAAGACCCCACGGATGACAGCAGAGCCCAACGCAAGCAGCTGCTTTAAGGGGCTGTATGAGGAATTCCTGCAAGAGCATGCTGCTGAACAAGGTGGGGCCAGCAGCACAGCTACACAGGTACAGATAGAGACATATCTGGCTGAGAAAACAATCCACCGCACAGAGAGCCCATTCGAGTACTGGGGAAAGAATAAAGAACGGTTCCCCTCCCTGGCTACTACAGCTGCAAAGTTTCTCTCCGCTCCCTCCACCTGCGTAGATAGTGAGAGGCTTTTCAGCACACCCTCTAACATACTTGATGAGAAGAGGAATAGGCTGTCAGGAGATCATGTAGAAACGCTGATCTTCCACAAGAAAAATCTGCCAATGTACCTGAGCTTGAACCCCAAGGACTTGAATCCTCAAGAGGACTGA